CGATTTCAAGAATTGCTGAGGAGAAATACGTTTGGTTGGATAAGTTCACCATACGAAACTTAGAGCTGGTCTATCCGCAACATGAAGGTGGTGTTCCATTGATTCAAATTCTCGATCAAACGGTTACTCCTATGGGGTCCAGGATGATGAAAAAGTGGATGGTACTTCCGTTAAAGGAGAAGACTGCGATTGAAGAGCGATTGAATGTGGTTGATTTCTTCTATCAAAACTCAACTTTGATTGAGGAAATCGTATCAGAATTAAAACATATTGGGGATTTAGAGCGATTGATATCAAAAGTGGTGGTAGGAAGAGCCAACCCAAGAGAAATCAATCAAATTAAAAAGGCACTTAAGGCAATCATTCCTATCAAGGAAATGCTGAAAGGACAGGACAATCCTACTTTGAAGCGCCTTTCGGATCAGTTGAACTTGTGTGAGTATTTGCTTGAAAAAATAGAGAATGAGCTCAAGGAAGATGCACCGATGCTCACTCATCAAGGAGGTATTATCAAGGATGGCGTAGATGATGAATTGGATGAATATCGAAACCTGGCGAATTCAGGCAAAGATTTTTTAGTCCAGCTTCAGCAGCGAGAAGTTAAAAACACAGGGATTACCTCTCTGAAAATCGCTTTTAATAAGGTATTTGGATATTATTTGGAGGTTACACACGCCCACAAGGATAAAGTACCTCAAGAGTGGATCAGAAAACAGACTTTAGTTAATGCGGAACGCTACATTACCCCAGAGCTAAAGGAATACGAAGAAAAGATATTGAATGCGGAAGAGCGTTTGGTAGGCTTGGAACAAAAATATTTTCTTGAGCTAGTTCAGGAAGCGGCAAAATACGTAACCCAGATCCAGCAGAATGCGAGGATTATTGGCACAATGGATGTTTTGCTTTCTTTTGCCCAGATTGCTTTGACCAATGATTACAGTCGTCCAAAGATTTCTGACACTGAGACCTTGGAGTATAAAGATGGTCGGCATCCCGTGATCGAGAGACAACTTTCTCCGGGAGAAAATTATGTGCCCAATGATGTTTACTTAGATCATGATAGTCAACAAATCATGATTATTACCGGGCCAAACATGGCGGGTAAGTCCGCTTTGCTTCGTCAGACGGCTTTGATCGTGCTTATGGCCCAAATGGGAAGTTTTGTGCCTGCCTCTTTCGCAAGAGTTGGTATCATAGACAAAGTCTTTACGCGAGTGGGAGCCTCTGATAATTTGTCCAAAGGGGAATCGACTTTTATGGTGGAAATGACTGAGACAGCTAGTATTTTAAACAATTTATCTAGTAGAAGTCTCGTTTTGATGGATGAAATAGGAAGGGGAACGTCCACCTATGATGGAATTTCCATTGCCTGGTCAATCGTGGAATACCTTCATAATCACACGACCTTCAAGGCGAAGACGCTATTTGCAACGCATTATCATGAATTAAACCAACTGACAGAAGATTTCCCTAAAATCAAAAACTTCAATGTATCAGTTAAAGAAGTTGGCAACAAGGTCATTTTTATGCGAAAGTTAAAGCCAGGAGGTAGTGAGCATAGCTTTGGTATTCATGTGGCTCAAATGGCTGGGATGCCCAATCCGGTTGTTTTGAGAGCTGCAGAAATCATGGCTCACTTAGAAAAGGACAAGGCTTTAAATGAGCAAAAGGAGAATTTTAAAGAAATTCCAAAAAATAATTATCAGATGAGTTTATTCGAAATGGACCCTAAGTTTAAGGAAGCTAAGGAGTTAATCGAGGAGATAGACATCAATGCAATTTCTCCTATTGAAGCTTTGTTAAAACTTCATGAGATTAAGAAGAGAATTGAAGAGTAGTTCCATAGAATTTGTATATTAGAAATGCTTTTTTAGTTAATAAATAATCTTATGGATAAGGTGCTGCTCAAGGACCTGAAAAAACAGGATAAATATTCAAAATTTTTTCATTCTTGGAAGGAACAGGAGTTCCAAGATCACCCCGATGAAGAGAAAAGCCTCCAAGAGTTGGAGGTTTTAAGTCAGAACATAGGGATGAGAGAGGGCTTAATCATTGCTTGCTTCGATTACAGAAAGTTAAATTTAGCCTTCTATACGGGCAATTTGGAGGAGATTACGGGCTATCCTAATTCCATGTTTCGCTCAAAAGGGATGGAGACCTCTTTTACGATGATTCATGAGGAGGATCGGGAGGAATTGTTTCGTTTTCAGAAAATAATTTTAGA
Above is a window of Algoriphagus machipongonensis DNA encoding:
- the mutS gene encoding DNA mismatch repair protein MutS, producing MSKSKAGKETPLMKQYNAIKAKHPGALLLFRVGDFYETFGEDAVKASKVLDIVLTKRANGSASHIELAGFPHHSLDTYLPKLVRAGNRVAICDQLEDPKSVKGIVKRGVTELVTPGLSFNDQVLDTKRNNYLASIHFGKDKHGIAFLDLSTGEFMCAEGNSSYLEKLVQSFAPSEIIFSKAAKKSAQELLKDDYITFHCEDWVYQYDFTYEKLKTHFKTANLKGFGIEDQELGTVAAGAVLHYLEETEHKEIQHISAISRIAEEKYVWLDKFTIRNLELVYPQHEGGVPLIQILDQTVTPMGSRMMKKWMVLPLKEKTAIEERLNVVDFFYQNSTLIEEIVSELKHIGDLERLISKVVVGRANPREINQIKKALKAIIPIKEMLKGQDNPTLKRLSDQLNLCEYLLEKIENELKEDAPMLTHQGGIIKDGVDDELDEYRNLANSGKDFLVQLQQREVKNTGITSLKIAFNKVFGYYLEVTHAHKDKVPQEWIRKQTLVNAERYITPELKEYEEKILNAEERLVGLEQKYFLELVQEAAKYVTQIQQNARIIGTMDVLLSFAQIALTNDYSRPKISDTETLEYKDGRHPVIERQLSPGENYVPNDVYLDHDSQQIMIITGPNMAGKSALLRQTALIVLMAQMGSFVPASFARVGIIDKVFTRVGASDNLSKGESTFMVEMTETASILNNLSSRSLVLMDEIGRGTSTYDGISIAWSIVEYLHNHTTFKAKTLFATHYHELNQLTEDFPKIKNFNVSVKEVGNKVIFMRKLKPGGSEHSFGIHVAQMAGMPNPVVLRAAEIMAHLEKDKALNEQKENFKEIPKNNYQMSLFEMDPKFKEAKELIEEIDINAISPIEALLKLHEIKKRIEE